In Coleofasciculaceae cyanobacterium, a single genomic region encodes these proteins:
- a CDS encoding toxin-antitoxin system HicB family antitoxin produces the protein MGVMVRIADDKHERLKELAKARGMSLNKLMEELSTIALAEFDAESRFKAMAAQGNRERKIAILDKLDAYFSNPEG, from the coding sequence ATGGGAGTTATGGTTCGTATTGCCGATGATAAACACGAAAGATTAAAAGAATTAGCCAAAGCCAGAGGAATGAGTCTTAATAAGCTGATGGAAGAATTAAGCACTATTGCTCTAGCAGAATTCGACGCAGAAAGTAGATTTAAGGCTATGGCAGCCCAAGGCAATCGAGAACGAAAAATTGCTATTTTAGACAAGCTCGATGCTTACTTTTCCAATCCTGAAGGGTAG
- the fabD gene encoding ACP S-malonyltransferase, with amino-acid sequence MKTAWVFPGQGSQSLGMGADLLDLAFAKVRLKQAQAILGWDACEICLNQESKLSQTLYTQPCLYVVSTILADLIKDAGFTPSLVAGHSLGEYAALYAAEVFSFETGLQLVKRRAELMTSAPHGIMVALIGFNRDRLEEKISQASNVVIANDNHNGQIVISGTTEGVNAVLDKVKVRRIVPLKVSGAFHSPLMTEVSQEFNQILQGVTFQPAKFPVKSNVEPLAAIEATILKERLMKQMTSRVRWREIVDRLAQKNLDRVIEIGPGKVLTNTILRMYPDMKLENIGSNLELAMFQNVDTLKAIA; translated from the coding sequence ATGAAAACAGCGTGGGTATTTCCCGGACAAGGCTCTCAAAGTTTAGGAATGGGCGCAGATTTGCTCGATCTTGCTTTTGCCAAGGTAAGACTAAAACAAGCTCAAGCTATTCTAGGCTGGGATGCTTGCGAAATTTGCCTCAATCAAGAATCAAAATTATCTCAAACACTTTATACACAACCCTGCTTATATGTTGTCTCAACTATTTTGGCAGACTTAATCAAGGATGCAGGATTTACGCCTTCTTTGGTTGCAGGTCATAGTTTAGGAGAATATGCAGCTTTATATGCAGCGGAAGTTTTTAGTTTTGAAACAGGCTTACAATTAGTTAAGCGTAGAGCAGAACTGATGACAAGTGCGCCTCACGGTATTATGGTAGCTTTAATCGGATTCAATCGCGATCGCCTTGAGGAAAAAATTTCGCAAGCATCAAACGTAGTTATCGCTAACGACAATCATAACGGTCAGATAGTAATTTCTGGTACTACAGAAGGAGTCAATGCAGTATTAGACAAGGTAAAAGTTAGACGTATCGTACCACTTAAGGTTAGTGGGGCTTTTCATTCGCCATTGATGACAGAAGTATCGCAAGAATTTAACCAGATTTTGCAGGGGGTAACTTTTCAACCAGCTAAATTTCCAGTAAAGTCTAACGTTGAACCTCTAGCGGCTATTGAAGCAACAATCTTGAAAGAGCGTCTGATGAAACAGATGACTAGTCGAGTTCGATGGCGCGAAATTGTCGATCGCTTAGCTCAAAAAAACTTAGACAGAGTAATTGAAATTGGTCCTGGTAAAGTTTTAACCAACACAATTTTACGAATGTATCCCGACATGAAGCTAGAAAATATTGGCAGTAATCTGGAACTGGCAATGTTTCAAAATGTAGATACATTAAAAGCTATTGCCTGA